The following proteins are encoded in a genomic region of Pelodictyon phaeoclathratiforme BU-1:
- a CDS encoding addiction module protein codes for MDRFYHNVHPFPSFSAFRGCVSACSLNSPVWLSIFLIIAGIIRTFAVSFIPKINTFNGMDMGIKEIEVEIQKLELNERASLAKWIVESLDELTQAEADALWAEEAECRLDELEQGIVVEIPDKEVLLRARAAIS; via the coding sequence ATGGATAGATTTTATCATAACGTCCATCCATTTCCAAGCTTTTCCGCTTTTCGAGGCTGTGTGTCTGCATGTTCTCTCAATTCTCCAGTTTGGTTGTCCATATTTCTCATTATTGCTGGAATTATCCGTACCTTTGCTGTAAGTTTTATTCCAAAGATAAATACTTTTAATGGCATGGATATGGGTATCAAAGAGATCGAAGTCGAGATTCAGAAGCTGGAATTGAACGAACGTGCTTCTCTCGCGAAGTGGATAGTTGAGAGCCTCGATGAACTGACACAAGCTGAGGCCGATGCTTTGTGGGCTGAAGAGGCGGAGTGTCGCCTTGATGAGTTGGAGCAAGGTATTGTCGTTGAGATACCGGATAAAGAAGTTCTTCTTCGAGCGCGGGCTGCTATATCATGA
- a CDS encoding ATP-binding region, ATPase-like protein: protein MQEKIGDIRNDLSGFTALAALSEKAKGVSLEKVDLDFQSCNFFEANMAAPFYAVMTRYYEQ, encoded by the coding sequence ATGCAGGAAAAAATTGGTGACATACGTAATGATTTGAGCGGATTTACTGCGCTTGCTGCTCTTTCGGAGAAAGCCAAAGGAGTGTCACTGGAAAAAGTCGATCTTGATTTTCAGTCATGTAACTTTTTTGAGGCAAACATGGCGGCACCGTTCTATGCTGTTATGACAAGGTACTATGAGCAGTAA
- a CDS encoding STAS-like domain-containing protein, with translation MIKKVPIKVIDIIGTDLCIASEDGQKVFDKTVPLLKAGKHVVVSFDGVSMFIPLFMNVAIGQLYSMFSEGEIRAQLEVSGLASDDMEILQRVVENAKRYYANPKAYDKAWAAITDHTSDAENNIRK, from the coding sequence GTGATAAAAAAAGTCCCCATAAAAGTTATTGACATAATCGGCACTGATCTCTGCATAGCATCAGAAGATGGGCAGAAGGTGTTCGATAAAACAGTACCGTTGCTGAAAGCAGGTAAACATGTTGTTGTCTCTTTTGATGGGGTATCAATGTTTATTCCGCTTTTCATGAACGTAGCAATAGGACAACTCTACAGCATGTTCAGTGAAGGGGAAATTCGGGCACAGCTTGAAGTCAGCGGATTGGCCAGTGACGATATGGAAATTCTGCAACGGGTAGTGGAAAACGCAAAGAGGTATTATGCCAACCCGAAAGCGTACGATAAGGCTTGGGCAGCAATAACAGATCATACCAGTGACGCAGAAAATAACATCAGAAAATAA
- the purN gene encoding phosphoribosylglycinamide formyltransferase, producing MTTNKTRIAVFCSGGGSNFKSIYRSIAEKPLNAEIVLCLSNRSQCGAMEFAHEQGIATVHITEKQFDSFDEFADAMVTRLKDAQIDVVLLAGYMRKVPDAVVRAFPERMLNIHPALLPKFGGEGMYGIHVHSAVIAAGEKESGATVHFVNEEYDKGKILLQRAVPVLQGDTPEILAARVLACEHQLYPDALEKLLAEQRS from the coding sequence ATGACTACCAATAAAACCCGTATTGCGGTTTTCTGCTCCGGCGGAGGAAGCAATTTTAAGTCGATTTACCGCTCAATTGCGGAAAAGCCGCTCAATGCGGAAATCGTGCTCTGTCTTTCGAACCGTTCGCAGTGCGGAGCGATGGAGTTTGCACACGAACAGGGCATTGCGACGGTGCATATCACGGAAAAACAGTTCGACTCATTTGACGAGTTTGCTGACGCGATGGTAACGCGTCTCAAGGATGCGCAGATCGACGTTGTTCTGCTTGCGGGCTATATGCGGAAGGTGCCGGACGCGGTCGTCAGGGCGTTTCCGGAGAGGATGCTCAATATCCATCCTGCCCTGCTGCCGAAGTTCGGGGGTGAGGGGATGTATGGCATCCATGTGCACAGTGCGGTGATTGCGGCTGGCGAAAAAGAGAGCGGTGCGACGGTGCACTTTGTCAACGAGGAGTATGACAAGGGGAAGATCCTGCTGCAAAGAGCGGTACCGGTTTTACAGGGCGACACGCCGGAGATTCTTGCGGCGAGAGTGCTTGCATGTGAACACCAGCTTTACCCGGATGCCCTTGAAAAACTACTTGCGGAACAGCGCTCATGA
- a CDS encoding 7-carboxy-7-deazaguanine synthase QueE: protein MSAGTLNISEIFHSIQGESSFAGWPCAFIRLAGCGHGCIGCDTAYAEHDGIKLGIEVVVQRALAFRAPLIEVTGGEPLLQPAVYSLMRQLCDLEQKVLLETGGFLSVAEVDCRVHKIIDLKPPSSGVCDQNNPENIELALAAVLPHRQNFEFKIVVASREDYEWARALLQEHGLMDSFTIMMGVSFGKLDPAELAEWMLRDRLRARMQLQLHKYIWDPCRRGV from the coding sequence ATGAGCGCCGGAACGCTGAATATCAGTGAGATTTTTCACTCTATCCAGGGGGAGTCATCCTTTGCGGGATGGCCCTGCGCTTTCATACGGCTTGCGGGGTGCGGTCACGGCTGCATTGGCTGCGATACCGCCTATGCTGAGCATGACGGGATCAAGCTTGGGATAGAGGTGGTTGTGCAAAGAGCGCTCGCTTTTCGGGCGCCTTTGATTGAGGTTACCGGGGGTGAGCCGCTTTTGCAGCCCGCCGTGTACAGCCTCATGCGGCAACTCTGCGATCTGGAGCAGAAGGTGCTGCTGGAGACCGGCGGCTTTCTCTCTGTTGCCGAAGTTGACTGCCGGGTGCATAAAATTATTGACCTGAAACCGCCATCATCGGGGGTCTGCGATCAGAACAATCCTGAAAACATTGAGCTTGCGCTTGCCGCTGTGCTCCCCCACCGCCAGAACTTTGAGTTCAAGATTGTTGTTGCCAGCAGGGAAGATTATGAGTGGGCAAGGGCGCTTTTGCAGGAACACGGTTTGATGGATTCTTTTACCATTATGATGGGTGTTTCGTTTGGGAAACTTGATCCGGCTGAACTTGCCGAATGGATGCTGCGCGACCGGCTCCGGGCGAGGATGCAGCTCCAGTTGCATAAATATATCTGGGATCCTTGCAGGCGGGGGGTATAA
- a CDS encoding glycosyltransferase family 2 protein, translated as MISLSVIVPLFNERESLPELVGQLYAALGENEMRTLFPAPFGFEIILVDDGSTDDSCALIGSMIAERPELRLISFQRNFGKTAALSAGFMAATGDYVCTIDADLQDDPFAIKEMIKKVQEGYDLVSGWKQQRKDPLSKTIPSKLFNTVTRLFTGITIHDFNCGLKVYRKEVTRRLELHGDMHRYIPVLAKWMGFRIAELPVSHRARKFGTTKYGSSRFFSGLFDFLSVLFITRYLRRPMHFFGMAGLISFFSGFIISLYITLDKILLNKPVSNRPILFLGILLLILGVQLFSTGLLGEMLSTSSSRGSSFAVRETLNLTAGQAKKFGAAD; from the coding sequence TTGATTTCTTTGTCTGTTATTGTTCCGCTCTTTAATGAACGGGAATCGCTTCCTGAACTTGTCGGGCAACTGTATGCTGCTTTGGGTGAGAATGAGATGCGGACTCTCTTTCCTGCGCCGTTCGGTTTTGAAATCATTCTGGTTGATGATGGTTCTACGGATGATTCATGCGCACTGATCGGCAGTATGATTGCTGAACGGCCGGAATTGCGCCTGATCTCGTTTCAGAGAAACTTTGGCAAAACAGCGGCACTTTCGGCGGGCTTCATGGCTGCAACGGGCGATTATGTCTGCACCATTGATGCCGATCTGCAGGATGACCCTTTTGCCATCAAGGAGATGATCAAAAAAGTGCAGGAGGGGTATGATCTGGTGAGTGGATGGAAACAGCAACGCAAGGATCCGCTCTCCAAAACCATCCCGTCGAAGCTTTTCAATACGGTAACGCGCCTTTTTACAGGGATCACCATTCACGATTTCAACTGCGGGTTGAAGGTTTACCGCAAAGAGGTGACCCGTCGGCTGGAGCTGCATGGCGATATGCACCGCTATATTCCGGTGCTGGCCAAATGGATGGGGTTCAGGATTGCCGAGCTGCCGGTAAGCCACCGTGCAAGAAAGTTCGGCACGACCAAATATGGCTCCTCACGCTTTTTTTCAGGGCTTTTCGACTTTTTATCGGTGCTTTTTATAACGCGCTATCTTCGCCGTCCCATGCATTTTTTTGGCATGGCGGGTCTCATAAGCTTTTTTTCCGGCTTTATCATCAGCCTCTACATTACGCTCGATAAAATCCTGCTGAACAAACCGGTCAGCAATCGCCCGATTCTTTTTCTCGGCATTTTGCTGCTCATTCTCGGGGTTCAGCTTTTTTCGACCGGGCTGCTTGGCGAGATGCTTTCAACATCCTCCTCCAGAGGGAGTTCATTCGCTGTCCGTGAAACCCTGAATCTCACTGCCGGACAGGCAAAAAAATTCGGCGCTGCCGACTAA
- the nfo gene encoding deoxyribonuclease IV, with the protein MKRVGAHVSTAGGVENAPLQATSIGAKAFALFTKNQRQWKAPKLTTSSIEAFKKNCEAGGFRPEHILPHDSYLINLGSPDPEKLQRAREAFIEEMQRAEELGLLLLNFHPGSHLKEIAEERCLELIAESINRALDATKTVTAVIENTAGQGTNLGNRFEQLAFLVDRIEDKTRVGVCLDTCHLFASGYDLQTTAAIESTFMEFDRIVGLRYLRGMHLNDAMQPLGSRIDRHAGIGKGTIGMDAFRWIMNNPACEEIPLILETPDSAAWSEEISLLYALEQ; encoded by the coding sequence ATGAAACGGGTTGGAGCACATGTCAGTACTGCCGGAGGGGTGGAAAATGCTCCCCTGCAGGCGACCAGCATCGGGGCAAAAGCTTTTGCACTCTTTACCAAAAATCAGCGGCAGTGGAAAGCACCGAAACTGACGACCTCCTCAATTGAGGCTTTCAAAAAAAACTGTGAGGCTGGAGGATTCCGCCCTGAACACATCCTGCCGCACGACAGCTATCTGATTAACCTCGGCAGCCCTGATCCTGAGAAGCTCCAGCGTGCACGTGAAGCTTTTATTGAGGAGATGCAACGGGCTGAAGAGCTTGGATTGCTGCTGCTGAACTTTCATCCGGGTAGCCATCTCAAGGAGATTGCGGAAGAGCGATGCCTGGAGCTGATTGCTGAATCCATCAACAGGGCGCTTGATGCAACCAAAACCGTTACTGCGGTGATTGAGAATACCGCCGGACAGGGCACCAATCTCGGCAACCGGTTTGAACAGTTGGCATTTCTTGTTGACCGGATTGAGGATAAAACGAGAGTTGGAGTCTGTCTCGACACCTGCCACCTCTTCGCCAGCGGCTACGACCTGCAAACAACCGCAGCAATTGAGTCAACCTTTATGGAGTTCGACCGGATTGTTGGCCTCCGCTACCTGCGCGGGATGCACCTGAATGACGCAATGCAGCCGCTCGGCAGCCGGATTGACCGTCATGCGGGTATCGGCAAGGGAACGATAGGGATGGATGCTTTCAGATGGATCATGAATAATCCTGCCTGTGAAGAGATTCCCCTGATCCTTGAAACACCGGATTCTGCCGCCTGGAGCGAAGAGATCAGCCTTCTCTACGCTCTTGAGCAGTAA
- a CDS encoding cell division protein FtsX, whose product MSLLFVVREGFSSIGRAKLPAAITVTISFFALVLLALFGTVSLSFLDVIQELRSRVELEIFLGESISDPQAMDAVRQIKMVKGVSEAFYVSKDEAAKTFAHDFGEDIVRILGSNPLPRSIRLKFLPAYACPDSLKLLVPEIKAIAPDVDIRYNQVFLDQIEQNARLFTLVTGGIGILIALATIVLIGYTIRLAMYSRQEKIRTMRLVGATGWFIGAPYIIEGALQGLLSGLLAAGALWLLSDQLLFRYEPLLYEVVQPSALLVLPATVVLGLLLGIFGSALSVNKYLRAASKR is encoded by the coding sequence ATGTCACTTTTGTTTGTCGTCAGGGAAGGGTTTTCGAGTATTGGAAGGGCGAAACTTCCTGCGGCTATTACGGTTACGATTAGTTTTTTTGCTCTTGTGCTGCTCGCACTGTTCGGTACCGTCTCTCTCAGTTTTCTTGATGTTATCCAGGAGTTGAGGAGTCGTGTAGAGCTTGAGATATTTCTCGGTGAATCAATCAGCGATCCCCAGGCTATGGATGCTGTTCGACAGATAAAAATGGTCAAGGGGGTGAGTGAGGCTTTTTATGTCTCGAAGGATGAAGCCGCAAAAACGTTTGCTCATGATTTTGGCGAGGATATTGTCAGGATTCTTGGCTCAAACCCGTTGCCGCGCTCCATCAGGCTGAAGTTTTTGCCCGCCTATGCATGTCCCGACAGTCTGAAGCTGCTTGTGCCTGAAATCAAGGCAATAGCTCCAGACGTTGATATTCGCTACAATCAGGTATTCCTCGATCAGATCGAGCAGAATGCACGCCTCTTTACCCTTGTGACCGGTGGCATAGGCATATTGATTGCACTGGCAACCATCGTGCTTATCGGCTATACCATCCGGTTGGCCATGTATTCAAGGCAGGAAAAGATCAGAACCATGCGGTTGGTTGGTGCAACCGGCTGGTTTATCGGCGCACCCTACATCATTGAAGGGGCTTTGCAGGGTCTTCTTTCCGGACTGCTTGCGGCAGGAGCGCTCTGGCTGCTCTCCGATCAACTGCTCTTCCGCTATGAGCCTCTTCTGTATGAGGTGGTGCAACCCTCAGCGCTCCTCGTTTTACCCGCCACGGTCGTGCTTGGCCTTCTCCTTGGTATTTTTGGCAGTGCACTTTCGGTGAACAAATATCTCAGGGCAGCTTCAAAGCGATAG
- the purF gene encoding amidophosphoribosyltransferase, with product MCGVFGVFNSKTPAEDTFYGLYSLQHRGQEAAGIVVAEYNKIKKKTLFKQHKGMGLVAEVFRDETVFERLGGYAAIGHNRYSTTGSASSASNIQPFSLTYRSGSLAIAHNGNLTNSRTLRRELTELGVIFQASSDTEIIPHLAARSREKEPIHQLYEALLQVQGAYSMVLLANNQMIAARDPYGFRPLALGKKVDPLTGELAYIVASETCAFDIIQAEYIRDIEPGEILLIDHLAVANEKPTSLFLPPSERKARCIFEYVYFARPDSFIFKHSVDKIRRNLGKNLARESSIQHQPGEKELTVVSVPDSSNTAALGFVRESIKMERPARFEHGLIRNHYVGRTFIQPGIHSRDIKVRSKYNIVRGVLLDRPIILVDDSIVRGTTAKMLIKLIREADPKAIHLHISSPPITNPCFYGMDFPTKRQLLTHMFDSLDNDEEEIEKIREYIGVDSLKYLSMQGLMNSVPSFEGETCSYCTACFSGDYPIEVSDATTDKDEND from the coding sequence ATGTGTGGAGTTTTCGGTGTCTTTAATTCAAAAACTCCCGCGGAAGATACCTTCTATGGACTGTACTCACTGCAGCACAGGGGACAGGAAGCCGCAGGTATAGTCGTCGCAGAATACAATAAAATCAAAAAAAAGACCCTCTTCAAGCAGCACAAGGGGATGGGTCTGGTGGCAGAGGTTTTCAGGGATGAAACGGTGTTTGAACGGCTCGGAGGTTATGCCGCGATAGGTCATAACCGCTATTCGACCACTGGCTCGGCCTCATCGGCAAGCAACATTCAGCCCTTTTCCCTCACCTATCGCTCCGGAAGTCTCGCGATTGCCCATAACGGAAACCTCACCAACTCCCGCACACTGCGGCGTGAGCTGACGGAGCTCGGCGTTATCTTTCAGGCCTCTTCGGATACTGAAATCATCCCCCATCTGGCTGCACGAAGCCGTGAAAAAGAGCCGATACACCAGCTCTATGAGGCTTTGTTACAGGTGCAGGGCGCCTACTCGATGGTACTTTTGGCCAATAACCAGATGATCGCCGCCAGGGATCCCTATGGCTTCAGACCGCTCGCTCTCGGCAAAAAGGTTGATCCTCTCACCGGTGAGCTTGCCTATATTGTTGCCAGTGAAACCTGCGCCTTTGATATCATCCAGGCAGAATATATCCGGGATATTGAACCTGGCGAAATTCTCTTGATCGACCATCTGGCGGTCGCAAATGAAAAGCCAACCTCGCTTTTTCTTCCACCTTCAGAGCGCAAAGCCCGCTGTATTTTCGAATATGTTTACTTTGCCCGCCCAGACAGTTTTATTTTCAAGCATTCGGTTGACAAAATCAGACGCAATCTCGGAAAAAACCTTGCACGGGAATCCTCTATTCAGCACCAGCCCGGTGAAAAAGAACTGACCGTTGTCAGTGTTCCCGACTCATCCAATACCGCCGCACTCGGCTTTGTGCGGGAAAGCATTAAAATGGAACGACCGGCAAGGTTCGAGCACGGCCTTATCCGCAACCACTATGTCGGCAGAACCTTCATTCAGCCAGGTATTCACAGCCGTGACATCAAGGTGCGTTCCAAGTACAACATTGTGCGTGGCGTACTTCTCGACAGGCCAATCATTCTTGTCGATGACTCCATTGTACGCGGCACAACGGCAAAAATGCTCATCAAACTGATTCGTGAGGCCGACCCAAAGGCAATTCACCTGCACATCAGCTCCCCGCCTATCACCAATCCCTGCTTTTATGGTATGGATTTTCCGACCAAACGGCAGCTCCTCACCCACATGTTCGACAGTCTTGATAATGATGAGGAGGAGATTGAAAAAATCAGGGAATATATCGGCGTTGATTCGCTGAAATACCTTTCCATGCAGGGACTGATGAACAGCGTCCCTTCATTTGAGGGAGAAACCTGCAGCTACTGTACTGCATGTTTCAGTGGTGACTACCCTATCGAAGTCAGCGATGCGACAACCGATAAAGATGAGAACGACTGA
- a CDS encoding TraR/DksA family transcriptional regulator, whose protein sequence is MAKKNDSASKKDNEVMEEPVLTKTYLTDEELEHFRLLLLKRREEVLRDLDILRSSLSDENVEDSINSNYSMHMADHGTDTMDREQRFMFIARDEKYIGYIDQALDRIRNKVYGICIKSGKPIPKKRLEAVPHTSVRIEFKQGKK, encoded by the coding sequence ATGGCAAAGAAAAACGATAGCGCTTCAAAAAAGGACAACGAGGTTATGGAAGAACCCGTCCTGACGAAAACTTATTTAACCGATGAAGAGCTCGAACATTTCAGGCTGTTGTTGCTTAAAAGACGTGAAGAGGTGCTTCGTGACCTGGATATTCTCCGTTCCTCGCTCTCGGACGAGAACGTTGAAGATTCCATAAATTCAAACTATTCCATGCACATGGCTGATCACGGTACCGATACCATGGATCGTGAGCAGCGCTTCATGTTTATTGCCCGGGATGAGAAATACATTGGCTATATCGACCAGGCTCTTGACCGGATACGGAACAAGGTCTATGGTATCTGTATCAAGTCAGGCAAGCCTATTCCGAAAAAAAGGCTTGAGGCTGTGCCGCATACCTCGGTGAGGATTGAGTTCAAGCAGGGGAAAAAGTAG
- the ileS gene encoding isoleucine--tRNA ligase, with protein sequence MDVKFVEYPSNVPYSTVEAEVLAYWNEHGIFHKCLEEKPGDRLYSFYEGPPTVNGKPGVHHVFSRTIKDVVCRYKTMQGYRVPRKAGWDTHGLPVEISVEKKLGLKNKAQVVAYGDGEFNAEAKALVYHHIDDNREGWGKLTERMGYWVDMEHPYITCTNDYIESVWWALKTIFDKGLIYKDYKIVPQDPKSETVLSSHELALGYKEVTDPSIYVKFRLRDSVDSLLVWTTTPWTLISNVALCVGSDIDYVKVSHRESGETLILAKSRLQVLLEKNDAGESLWTVVAELKGRDLEGLDYEPLFDYMHPEKKCWYVTSGSFVSTEDGTGIVHIAPAFGADDYEIAKKYDLPMLQPVGRNGCFTAEVSDYDGMFFKDTDPLVIRQLKDAGKLYRKEMITHTYPYSWRYDVPVIYYARESWYIRTTAIANRMVELNKTINWCPPEIGTGRFGNWLEDNKDWALSRERFWGSPLPLWVSEDFAIGDDAASGKMFAVGSVAELREGFIDIEDEQCRLGDALDRGAVELDLHKPFVDRIYFIRDGKRFNRTPELVDVWFDSGSMPFAQLHYPFEHREEFDASFPADFIAEGVDQTRGWFYTLHAIATLIFDKPAYKNLIVNGHILDKSGQKMSKSKGNVVDPFETMERYGADALRWYLLVASPPWRPKSFNSDEIEEEQRKFFRAFINSYNFFVLYANVDRFTFAEPIIPVQERSELDRWVLSCLNSLVDAVHMRMEQYDLTGAVRLINDFTVDDLSNWYIRRSRKRFWKSDMGPDKIAAYQTLYGVLETLSKLLAPFTPFLAERIFLNLNRVSGLDSAESVHLADFPLLDLSAIDRPLEQRMKKAQIITSLVRTMREKASIKVRQPLKRILLAVSDAAAREEYALVGAIIMEEVNVQKIEYIEEEGSVISKKVKPNFKTLGPRFGKEMKALAEAIRVMSHKQIAHLEKEGQLSLELDGRIFELLREDVEIMHEDIEGWLVASDEANGIMVALDTEMTEELEMQGLSRELVSRIQALRKESGLDITDRIALSLQGSEKVLDAVKGNEPYIKAETLATTLVVAAFDPFSLPQGKEEKVNGEICWLSLEKYDS encoded by the coding sequence ATGGACGTTAAATTTGTCGAGTATCCCTCAAATGTGCCTTACAGTACGGTAGAGGCGGAGGTTTTAGCATATTGGAATGAACACGGGATTTTTCACAAGTGCCTTGAAGAAAAACCGGGAGACCGGCTGTACTCTTTTTATGAAGGTCCTCCAACGGTAAACGGCAAGCCGGGTGTTCACCATGTATTCAGCCGTACCATAAAGGATGTTGTCTGTCGCTACAAAACCATGCAGGGTTACCGGGTGCCGCGCAAGGCTGGCTGGGATACGCATGGATTGCCGGTAGAGATTTCGGTGGAGAAGAAGCTTGGCCTGAAGAATAAGGCGCAGGTTGTTGCCTATGGCGATGGCGAGTTTAATGCTGAGGCTAAAGCGCTGGTTTACCATCACATTGATGATAATCGCGAAGGGTGGGGAAAGCTGACCGAGCGGATGGGCTACTGGGTCGATATGGAGCACCCTTATATTACCTGTACCAATGACTATATCGAGTCGGTCTGGTGGGCGCTGAAAACCATCTTCGATAAAGGACTTATCTACAAAGATTATAAAATTGTTCCTCAGGATCCCAAGTCGGAGACGGTGCTGAGTTCTCATGAGCTTGCCCTTGGCTATAAAGAGGTGACTGATCCGAGCATTTATGTAAAATTCAGGCTCAGGGACTCTGTTGACTCCTTGCTGGTCTGGACAACGACACCATGGACATTGATTTCAAATGTGGCCCTTTGTGTGGGTTCCGATATTGATTATGTAAAGGTTTCCCATCGTGAGAGCGGAGAGACGCTGATTCTTGCCAAGTCGCGCCTGCAGGTGCTGCTCGAAAAGAATGATGCCGGAGAATCGCTCTGGACGGTTGTTGCTGAACTGAAAGGTCGGGATCTGGAGGGGCTTGACTACGAGCCGCTTTTCGACTACATGCATCCTGAAAAAAAGTGCTGGTACGTTACCTCAGGTTCTTTTGTTTCAACCGAGGATGGTACCGGTATTGTGCATATTGCCCCGGCTTTCGGCGCTGATGACTATGAGATTGCCAAAAAATATGATCTGCCGATGCTCCAGCCGGTTGGCCGGAACGGCTGCTTTACGGCCGAGGTGAGCGATTATGATGGCATGTTTTTCAAGGATACCGATCCGCTTGTGATCCGTCAGCTCAAGGATGCGGGAAAATTGTACCGCAAGGAGATGATCACCCACACTTATCCTTACTCCTGGCGTTATGATGTTCCGGTGATCTATTATGCACGGGAGTCATGGTATATCCGGACGACCGCCATTGCCAACCGTATGGTGGAACTCAACAAAACCATCAACTGGTGCCCTCCCGAGATTGGTACAGGGCGTTTCGGTAACTGGCTTGAGGATAACAAGGACTGGGCGCTTTCACGAGAGCGCTTCTGGGGGTCGCCACTGCCGCTCTGGGTTTCGGAGGATTTTGCTATTGGTGACGATGCTGCTTCGGGCAAGATGTTTGCTGTTGGTTCCGTTGCAGAGCTGCGCGAGGGATTTATTGATATTGAGGACGAACAGTGCAGGCTTGGAGATGCGCTCGATCGGGGAGCGGTGGAGCTTGATCTGCACAAGCCTTTTGTGGACAGGATTTATTTTATCAGGGATGGCAAACGCTTCAACCGTACGCCTGAGCTGGTTGATGTCTGGTTCGACAGCGGCTCCATGCCGTTCGCTCAACTGCACTATCCTTTTGAGCATCGCGAAGAGTTCGATGCCTCCTTTCCGGCTGATTTCATTGCTGAAGGGGTCGATCAGACCCGAGGGTGGTTCTACACCCTGCACGCCATTGCAACGCTGATTTTTGATAAACCGGCGTATAAAAATCTTATCGTGAATGGCCATATTCTTGACAAGAGTGGTCAGAAAATGTCGAAGTCGAAAGGGAATGTGGTTGATCCTTTTGAGACGATGGAGCGCTATGGCGCCGATGCCCTTCGCTGGTACCTGCTTGTGGCCAGCCCTCCCTGGAGGCCAAAATCGTTTAATTCTGATGAGATTGAGGAGGAGCAGCGCAAGTTTTTCCGCGCCTTCATCAACAGCTATAATTTTTTTGTGCTCTATGCCAATGTTGATCGCTTTACCTTCGCTGAGCCGATTATTCCCGTTCAGGAGCGTTCAGAGCTTGACCGGTGGGTACTCTCTTGCCTGAACTCGCTTGTTGATGCGGTTCATATGCGTATGGAGCAGTATGATTTGACCGGGGCAGTGCGGTTGATCAACGACTTTACGGTTGATGATCTTTCAAACTGGTATATCCGCCGTTCACGAAAACGGTTCTGGAAAAGTGACATGGGGCCAGACAAGATTGCGGCCTATCAGACGCTCTACGGTGTTCTTGAGACGCTTTCGAAATTGCTTGCTCCCTTTACCCCCTTTCTTGCCGAGCGGATTTTCCTGAACCTGAACAGAGTCAGTGGACTTGATTCTGCGGAGTCTGTTCATCTTGCCGATTTTCCGCTGCTTGATCTTTCGGCCATTGATCGTCCGCTTGAACAGCGCATGAAAAAAGCGCAGATTATCACCTCGCTTGTGCGGACTATGCGCGAAAAGGCTTCGATCAAGGTGCGTCAGCCGCTCAAACGTATCCTGCTTGCAGTCAGTGACGCTGCTGCAAGGGAAGAGTACGCACTGGTTGGTGCTATCATCATGGAAGAGGTCAATGTCCAGAAGATAGAGTATATCGAAGAGGAAGGCTCGGTCATCAGCAAGAAGGTAAAACCCAACTTCAAAACCCTTGGTCCCCGTTTTGGCAAAGAGATGAAAGCGCTGGCCGAGGCGATCAGGGTCATGAGCCATAAACAGATTGCGCATCTTGAAAAAGAGGGTCAACTGTCGCTTGAGCTTGATGGCAGGATTTTTGAACTTCTGCGTGAGGATGTTGAGATCATGCACGAAGATATCGAGGGGTGGCTGGTAGCCTCTGATGAAGCCAATGGCATTATGGTCGCACTGGATACCGAGATGACTGAAGAGCTTGAAATGCAGGGACTTTCGCGAGAGCTGGTCAGCCGAATCCAGGCGCTTCGCAAGGAGAGCGGCCTCGACATTACCGACCGCATTGCGCTCTCTCTTCAGGGCTCGGAAAAAGTACTTGATGCGGTGAAGGGTAATGAACCCTATATCAAGGCGGAAACTCTTGCCACAACCCTTGTTGTTGCAGCATTTGACCCTTTCTCTCTGCCTCAAGGGAAGGAGGAGAAGGTCAATGGTGAAATCTGTTGGTTATCGCTTGAAAAATATGATAGTTAA